The following proteins are co-located in the Flexistipes sp. genome:
- a CDS encoding ATP-binding protein: MLENCELTFERLKLSLPDKKRPFYEKLNIDNTRGALVYGQRGVGKTTFLLDKIRNKNFLYFSADNPLISSLPLYDFVQEIFKKGYEGIVIDEIHHSNSWSLNVKALFDDYPDKYIWISDSSNLMLKKSVADLSRRFVQYRIPMLSFREYVYLVTGRLTEKIDIFNFQKSFLSDISELNILKLFNDYLDFGIRPIFFEGEYCSRLKNLIGKSLYSDIPFYVKSIQDSHLRLMNAIIGHLLISPVPTINVSGMCSEWGIGKEKLYDILYVMEHSELINIVRKKNKHNYSKGSKIFLSDPSCYHCFRGDIGNVREAFFVLSMKELYELYASDDEKECDYIVNNKKFEIGGRNKKRKNAEYIVSDDLDIPLGNRLPLWMAGFQY, encoded by the coding sequence GTGTTGGAAAATTGCGAACTGACATTCGAGAGATTAAAGTTAAGTCTTCCTGACAAAAAACGACCATTCTATGAAAAGCTAAATATTGATAATACAAGGGGGGCTCTTGTTTACGGTCAACGGGGAGTGGGAAAAACTACATTTCTTCTTGATAAAATTCGGAACAAAAATTTCCTGTATTTCAGTGCGGATAATCCTCTGATTTCATCCCTCCCTCTGTACGATTTTGTGCAGGAAATATTTAAGAAAGGTTATGAAGGTATCGTTATTGACGAGATTCACCATTCAAACAGCTGGAGCTTGAATGTAAAAGCTCTCTTTGATGATTACCCTGATAAATATATATGGATCAGTGATAGCAGCAATCTTATGCTGAAAAAATCTGTCGCTGATTTATCCAGAAGATTTGTGCAGTACCGGATTCCCATGCTTTCGTTTCGTGAATATGTGTACTTAGTTACAGGTAGGTTAACAGAAAAAATTGATATTTTTAATTTTCAAAAATCATTTTTATCAGATATAAGCGAACTCAATATTTTAAAATTGTTTAATGATTATCTCGATTTTGGAATAAGACCTATTTTTTTTGAGGGTGAATACTGTTCCAGATTAAAAAATCTGATTGGAAAATCTCTCTATAGTGACATACCTTTTTATGTTAAATCTATCCAGGACAGCCATTTGAGGTTAATGAATGCTATTATCGGACATCTTTTGATTTCACCTGTACCTACTATAAATGTTTCAGGAATGTGCAGTGAATGGGGAATAGGTAAAGAAAAATTATATGATATTCTATATGTTATGGAACATTCGGAGCTGATTAACATTGTGCGGAAAAAAAATAAACACAACTATTCAAAAGGGTCAAAAATATTTTTATCTGACCCTTCTTGTTACCATTGTTTCAGAGGAGATATCGGAAATGTAAGAGAGGCCTTTTTTGTGTTGTCGATGAAGGAATTGTACGAGTTATACGCAAGTGATGATGAAAAAGAGTGTGATTATATTGTAAATAATAAAAAATTTGAAATCGGCGGCAGAAATAAAAAACGAAAAAATGCTGAGTATATCGTATCTGATGATTTAGACATTCCGTTGGGCAACAGACTGCCCCTCTGGATGGCAGGTTTTCAATATTGA
- a CDS encoding nucleoside recognition domain-containing protein, producing MDLNITQSVIEACLLSLKIFIIITLLLIVYEFYENSRFYNWTKKLLDRPMQTIGISSNASITMVVGIVLGIAYGAGILLKNVQERKMNSKDIALTSYFLAVCHAVFEDTLLFVAVGANGFIIIGVRILLAVILISILNKYIFRTMAGDSELGR from the coding sequence ATGGACTTAAATATAACACAATCGGTAATTGAAGCGTGCCTTTTAAGTCTTAAAATATTTATAATTATTACACTGCTTTTAATCGTATACGAGTTTTATGAAAATTCTCGCTTTTACAATTGGACTAAGAAACTTTTAGACAGACCTATGCAGACTATCGGAATATCATCCAATGCTTCAATTACTATGGTGGTGGGGATTGTTCTGGGGATTGCCTACGGTGCCGGAATTCTTCTGAAAAATGTGCAGGAAAGGAAGATGAACAGCAAAGATATCGCTCTGACATCATATTTTCTTGCCGTATGTCACGCCGTTTTTGAAGATACACTTCTTTTTGTCGCTGTGGGAGCAAACGGTTTTATTATCATCGGCGTGCGTATTCTTCTGGCAGTCATATTAATATCAATTTTAAACAAATATATTTTCAGGACGATGGCTGGAGATAGTGAACTGGGGAGATAG
- a CDS encoding nucleoside recognition domain-containing protein, translating to MEFVNNIKNGLRNGLKISTKIIVYMLPFYVIVDVLEQSGYLSKISLVFKPVMGVLGLPSEAAVAIISGMLLNLYPAIAAMAPLSLSVKEITIIGLFLGIAHNLVIETIILSRSGVKAYSVVILRIATACVAAMGVNILWT from the coding sequence ATGGAATTTGTAAACAACATAAAAAACGGCCTGAGAAACGGTCTGAAAATAAGTACAAAGATTATTGTTTACATGCTGCCCTTTTACGTTATCGTGGATGTTCTGGAGCAGAGCGGCTATTTGAGTAAAATCAGTCTTGTTTTCAAACCGGTAATGGGAGTCCTGGGTTTGCCGAGTGAAGCTGCAGTTGCAATTATATCCGGAATGCTGCTTAACCTGTATCCGGCAATTGCCGCCATGGCTCCGCTTTCACTCTCTGTAAAAGAAATCACAATAATAGGACTATTTCTCGGAATCGCGCACAATCTTGTTATAGAGACGATAATTCTCAGCCGCTCAGGTGTTAAAGCTTATTCCGTAGTAATCCTTAGAATTGCGACAGCCTGTGTAGCCGCCATGGGAGTAAATATTTTATGGACTTAA
- the rlmB gene encoding 23S rRNA (guanosine(2251)-2'-O)-methyltransferase RlmB, whose amino-acid sequence MIVYGKNPFLEALKTGNIRKAYIKETDEYKNILIKNKITFDVLKNAEFNEKFGLEAQGVAFESNLKFKDEYEIDTDLSSLKIAVLDHIQDPQNFGAIIRSGHCFGINHFVVAKNNQVNITPAVVKASAGSIFHVNLYMAVNIARFLERLKKENFFVYAADVNASLALKNVSFAEKSVVILGSEGKGIRPNVLKRADERFYIPMYGKIDSLNVSQSATIVFYHMHYF is encoded by the coding sequence GTGATTGTTTACGGCAAGAATCCTTTTTTGGAAGCTTTGAAAACGGGCAATATACGTAAAGCATATATAAAGGAAACTGATGAGTATAAAAACATTCTGATAAAAAACAAAATTACTTTTGATGTTTTAAAAAACGCTGAATTCAATGAAAAATTCGGTCTTGAAGCACAAGGGGTGGCTTTTGAATCAAACCTGAAATTTAAAGATGAGTATGAGATAGATACCGACCTCTCTTCACTTAAAATAGCAGTTCTGGATCATATACAGGATCCTCAGAATTTCGGCGCTATTATACGTTCAGGTCACTGTTTTGGAATAAATCATTTTGTTGTCGCAAAAAATAACCAGGTGAACATTACTCCGGCGGTGGTTAAAGCAAGTGCAGGCAGCATCTTCCATGTAAATTTATATATGGCTGTTAATATTGCCCGGTTTTTGGAAAGACTTAAAAAAGAAAATTTTTTTGTATATGCTGCTGATGTTAATGCTTCCCTTGCATTAAAGAATGTGAGCTTTGCTGAAAAATCCGTTGTAATATTAGGCTCAGAAGGCAAAGGGATAAGGCCTAATGTTTTAAAAAGGGCTGATGAAAGATTTTACATTCCCATGTACGGCAAAATTGATTCTCTCAATGTTTCCCAGAGTGCAACTATTGTTTTTTACCATATGCACTATTTCTAA
- a CDS encoding cation-translocating P-type ATPase: MKAFLLSKEDTLKRLNSSVKGLISSEAEKRLKRYGLNKLPEEKRVNILKIFLTQFKSPLIYVLLLAAVVSIVIGHMTDAVFIFAVLMINALIGTFQEFSAWKKSTALKDKVKTVCQVLRDGSKITVESENITLGDIVFLESGSKVPADIRLIEERKLKVDESLLTGESVEVEKDPEAVYHDESIPVADRKNMLFAGSYVAAGRATGVVSDIGENTEVGKIAALLASSESGKSPLITRMEKFSLHLVYIILGVVLLFAVIGMMRGMGLTDLFFFSVALAVAAIPEGLPVAISIALTAGGIAMSKRNVIIRKLASIESLGSCTLIASDKTGTLTKNELTVKHFINPRGENLNWDEIPIQAKQAFYFCNEASAVINDGWEFFGDQVDVALLKFIRENDEKFLQKLYGCRKIDEIPYEPVNGFAAASTEIDKEIYHFAKGSAENILEFCSLNNEDKTSIILEVDSWAAKGYRTIAFACKKSSTNGVDLEKMTFLGFVAIIDPLREGVKEAIQDAFKAGIKVIMITGDHPATAYTIAEELGVVSDFNEVINGYDLAKIEDFEEKKRIVLNKNVFARISPEQKKELVSIFEDAGHFIAVTGDGVNDAPALKYANVGVSMGKSGTDVARESSDVVITDDHFQSIVNGIEEGRIAYDNIRKIIFLLISTGAAEIILVTFSVVFNTPMSLTPLQILWLNLVTNGVQDVALALEKGEPGVLKRKPRSPDEGIFDSIMIRRVLMSGLYMGLVAFGAFYFFYSSGYSVFESRNYALLLMVLFENVHVFNSRSETLQIWKIKLFENKFLVPMVLFAQLVHIASMHIPVMQEVLDVQPVGINTWIVLLLIATGLLILMEFDKWVARGVSRNGKSRDA, from the coding sequence ATGAAGGCATTTTTGCTTTCTAAAGAAGATACTTTAAAAAGACTGAATTCTTCAGTTAAAGGGCTTATTTCCTCAGAAGCTGAGAAAAGATTGAAAAGATACGGGTTGAACAAACTGCCTGAAGAGAAAAGGGTAAATATCCTAAAAATATTCCTCACCCAGTTTAAAAGCCCGTTGATTTATGTTCTACTTCTGGCCGCCGTTGTCAGTATTGTGATAGGCCATATGACCGATGCGGTTTTTATATTTGCCGTACTAATGATAAATGCCCTGATCGGCACGTTTCAGGAGTTCAGTGCCTGGAAAAAATCCACTGCTCTTAAAGACAAAGTGAAGACAGTCTGTCAGGTGTTAAGAGACGGGAGTAAGATTACCGTTGAAAGCGAAAACATAACGCTGGGTGATATTGTCTTTTTGGAGTCGGGCTCCAAGGTTCCCGCTGATATCAGACTGATTGAGGAAAGGAAGCTGAAAGTTGATGAATCGCTGCTTACCGGTGAAAGTGTCGAAGTGGAAAAAGACCCTGAAGCTGTTTACCATGATGAATCCATTCCTGTTGCCGACAGGAAAAATATGCTTTTTGCCGGCTCTTATGTGGCTGCGGGAAGAGCCACAGGCGTTGTCAGTGATATAGGCGAAAACACGGAAGTTGGTAAGATTGCCGCCCTGCTGGCATCTTCGGAAAGCGGTAAATCACCGTTGATTACCCGGATGGAAAAATTCTCGCTTCATCTTGTGTATATTATTCTGGGTGTGGTTCTTCTTTTCGCTGTTATCGGTATGATGCGTGGTATGGGGCTGACCGATCTGTTTTTCTTTTCCGTGGCTCTTGCAGTAGCAGCTATTCCTGAAGGACTTCCTGTTGCCATCTCAATAGCTTTGACGGCGGGCGGTATTGCTATGAGCAAGCGCAATGTTATTATCCGCAAACTGGCTTCTATAGAAAGCCTGGGCTCATGTACACTGATAGCAAGCGATAAAACCGGGACATTGACGAAAAATGAGCTTACCGTCAAACATTTTATTAATCCCCGGGGTGAAAATCTTAATTGGGATGAAATTCCGATTCAGGCAAAACAGGCCTTTTATTTCTGCAATGAAGCTTCCGCAGTCATTAATGACGGATGGGAGTTTTTTGGTGATCAGGTGGATGTGGCTTTGCTGAAGTTTATCAGGGAAAATGATGAGAAATTTCTTCAAAAGCTTTACGGGTGCAGGAAAATTGATGAAATACCTTATGAGCCTGTTAACGGTTTTGCTGCAGCATCTACGGAAATTGATAAAGAAATATACCATTTTGCCAAAGGGTCTGCAGAAAATATTCTTGAATTTTGTTCTTTGAATAATGAGGACAAAACAAGTATTATTCTTGAAGTGGATTCGTGGGCTGCTAAAGGGTACAGGACGATTGCATTTGCCTGCAAAAAAAGCTCAACGAATGGTGTAGACCTGGAGAAAATGACATTTCTGGGGTTTGTTGCAATAATTGATCCGCTGAGAGAAGGAGTGAAAGAAGCCATACAGGACGCTTTTAAGGCAGGAATCAAGGTTATTATGATTACAGGGGATCATCCGGCTACTGCCTATACTATTGCAGAAGAACTGGGGGTTGTTTCAGATTTTAATGAAGTAATTAACGGTTATGATTTAGCCAAAATAGAGGATTTCGAAGAGAAAAAACGCATAGTTTTAAATAAAAACGTTTTTGCCAGGATAAGTCCGGAGCAGAAGAAAGAGCTTGTATCAATATTTGAAGATGCCGGACATTTCATTGCCGTAACCGGAGACGGCGTAAACGATGCCCCTGCTCTGAAATATGCCAATGTCGGTGTCAGTATGGGCAAAAGCGGGACTGATGTGGCCAGGGAGTCATCGGATGTTGTTATTACGGATGATCATTTTCAGTCCATTGTAAACGGAATAGAAGAGGGCAGAATAGCGTATGATAATATAAGAAAGATTATTTTTCTTCTTATATCAACGGGTGCTGCTGAGATAATACTGGTTACATTTTCCGTTGTGTTTAATACCCCAATGTCCCTTACCCCGCTTCAAATACTATGGCTTAATCTGGTAACCAACGGAGTGCAGGACGTTGCACTTGCCCTTGAAAAAGGTGAGCCGGGCGTTCTTAAGCGTAAACCCCGCTCACCTGATGAAGGAATTTTTGATTCAATTATGATCAGAAGGGTTTTGATGTCTGGATTGTATATGGGACTGGTAGCATTCGGGGCGTTTTATTTCTTTTATTCCAGCGGATATTCTGTTTTTGAGTCAAGAAATTATGCTCTTCTTCTTATGGTGCTTTTTGAAAATGTTCATGTATTTAACAGCAGATCTGAAACGCTTCAGATTTGGAAAATCAAGCTTTTTGAAAATAAATTTTTGGTACCGATGGTACTCTTTGCTCAATTGGTACATATTGCAAGTATGCATATTCCTGTAATGCAGGAAGTTCTTGATGTGCAGCCTGTGGGTATAAACACCTGGATTGTATTGCTGCTTATTGCTACAGGACTGTTGATTTTGATGGAGTTTGATAAATGGGTGGCAAGAGGTGTAAGCCGTAATGGTAAGAGCCGTGATGCGTGA